One genomic window of Ottowia oryzae includes the following:
- a CDS encoding OmpA family protein has protein sequence MAGVKAGKKVQVSGFVDSTGDAAQNAELAKQRAFAVRDQLKALGIAEDKIDLKEPKNIDAGAGAQARRVEVSLV, from the coding sequence GTGGCTGGCGTGAAAGCGGGCAAGAAAGTGCAAGTCAGCGGCTTTGTTGATAGCACCGGCGACGCTGCTCAGAACGCTGAACTGGCCAAGCAACGCGCTTTTGCCGTGCGCGACCAGCTCAAGGCATTGGGCATTGCGGAAGACAAGATCGACTTGAAAGAGCCGAAGAACATCGACGCTGGCGCCGGTGCGCAGGCTCGTCGAGTGGAAGTCAGTCTGGTTTGA
- a CDS encoding FixH family protein has product MTTAQVTSSPAAVGATPPVSGPWWRYGHVWMVIGGPLVVVVASFVTLWLAVSTPDPVYTEADLQARDAARSLATDKVGHPLAPAMQARNHAATGVVPQAPAHAETESRPTPQH; this is encoded by the coding sequence ATGACTACAGCCCAAGTAACTTCTTCCCCTGCCGCAGTCGGCGCCACGCCCCCTGTGTCGGGTCCCTGGTGGCGCTACGGCCACGTTTGGATGGTGATTGGCGGCCCTCTGGTGGTGGTAGTGGCCTCTTTCGTGACACTGTGGCTGGCTGTCAGCACGCCTGATCCCGTCTACACGGAAGCCGACTTGCAGGCCCGCGACGCAGCCCGCTCGCTGGCAACGGACAAGGTCGGCCATCCCCTCGCGCCCGCCATGCAGGCGCGCAACCATGCCGCCACCGGCGTGGTGCCGCAAGCCCCGGCGCACGCCGAAACTGAGTCTCGCCCCACGCCTCAGCATTGA
- the ccoG gene encoding cytochrome c oxidase accessory protein CcoG, producing the protein MASKDKVAAAANQEVEVSLYEAQKKIYPRSVTGVFAKWRWFFVFATQLFFYGMPWLQWGDRQAMLFDLDTRRFYIFGLVLYPQDVIYLAGILIISAMLLFLFTAVAGRQWCGYTCPQTVYTEIYLWIERKFEGDRSARLRLDASPMSLNKFWRKTGKQLAWIAVGLWTGFTFVGYFTPIRELAMHVVGMSLGPWETFWICFYGFATYGNGGYMREQVCKYMCPYARFQSAMFDKDTLIVTYDAKRGEPRGARSKKADPRALGLGDCVNCTLCVQVCPTGIDIRNGLQYECISCAACIDVCDDVMDKVGYPRGLIRYSTERAMEEGWNRAQILQRVLRPRVLIYSAILAVVTIALLASLVMRTPFKVDIVRDRATLARIVEGGKIENVYRVQIMNATEHARQYTLSAEGLPGIEMVTDKQVTVDAAESLWVPVRLRVPYDAASPGSHEIRIGVSAPDGVVQEKSVFIVPR; encoded by the coding sequence ATGGCATCGAAGGACAAGGTCGCCGCGGCGGCCAACCAAGAAGTTGAGGTCTCGCTGTACGAGGCCCAGAAGAAGATTTACCCACGCAGCGTCACGGGCGTTTTCGCCAAGTGGCGCTGGTTTTTTGTTTTCGCCACTCAGCTGTTCTTCTACGGCATGCCGTGGCTGCAGTGGGGCGACCGCCAGGCCATGCTGTTCGATCTGGACACGCGGCGGTTCTACATCTTCGGGTTGGTGCTGTACCCGCAGGACGTGATTTATCTGGCCGGCATCCTGATCATCTCCGCCATGCTGCTGTTCCTGTTCACGGCAGTGGCAGGCAGGCAGTGGTGTGGCTACACCTGTCCGCAAACCGTCTATACGGAAATCTATTTGTGGATCGAGCGCAAGTTCGAGGGTGATCGTTCAGCGCGCCTGCGCCTGGATGCGTCGCCCATGTCGCTCAACAAGTTCTGGCGCAAGACCGGCAAGCAGCTGGCCTGGATCGCCGTCGGTCTTTGGACGGGTTTTACCTTCGTCGGCTATTTCACGCCCATCCGCGAACTGGCGATGCACGTCGTGGGGATGAGTCTTGGCCCGTGGGAAACGTTCTGGATCTGCTTCTACGGCTTTGCCACTTACGGCAACGGCGGGTACATGCGCGAGCAGGTCTGCAAGTACATGTGCCCTTACGCACGCTTTCAGAGCGCCATGTTCGACAAGGACACGCTGATCGTCACCTACGACGCCAAACGCGGCGAGCCGCGCGGTGCGCGCTCGAAGAAAGCCGATCCGCGCGCCTTGGGCCTGGGCGATTGCGTCAACTGCACGCTGTGTGTGCAGGTGTGCCCGACGGGTATCGACATCCGCAATGGGCTGCAATACGAATGCATCAGCTGCGCCGCGTGCATCGACGTGTGCGACGACGTGATGGACAAGGTGGGCTACCCGCGCGGTTTGATCCGTTACTCGACCGAGCGCGCGATGGAGGAGGGGTGGAATCGCGCCCAGATTCTCCAGCGCGTGCTGCGCCCGCGCGTGCTCATCTATTCGGCGATCCTGGCCGTGGTCACCATTGCCTTGCTGGCCAGCCTGGTCATGCGCACGCCTTTCAAGGTAGACATCGTGCGCGACCGCGCCACGCTGGCGCGCATCGTCGAAGGTGGAAAGATCGAGAACGTCTATCGCGTTCAGATCATGAACGCGACCGAGCACGCTCGGCAGTACACGCTTTCAGCTGAAGGGCTTCCGGGCATCGAAATGGTGACGGACAAACAGGTCACGGTGGATGCCGCCGAGTCGCTGTGGGTGCCGGTGCGCCTGAGGGTGCCCTACGATGCAGCCAGCCCAGGCTCTCATGAGATCCGCATCGGCGTGAGTGCGCCCGATGGCGTTGTTCAGGAAAAATCCGTTTTCATCGTGCCGAGGTAA
- a CDS encoding cbb3-type cytochrome oxidase subunit 3 has product MDSINVLRIIVTVASFALFIGIVVWAWSSRNKAQFEEAARLPFEEN; this is encoded by the coding sequence TGTTGCGCATCATCGTGACCGTGGCGTCTTTCGCCCTGTTCATCGGAATCGTGGTGTGGGCATGGTCGAGCCGGAATAAGGCTCAGTTCGAGGAGGCGGCTCGGCTGCCGTTTGAAGAGAACTGA